The Methanosarcina acetivorans C2A genome includes the window CTCTCAATTGCAACAGCTTCTCTGTGTTTCTTTTCCTGTTCAAACAAGTAATCAAGGACTTCCATTGTTGTCTTGTTGTCCCTTGCAGCAATTTCAAGGTAGTTATCCAGAAGCTCTTCGATAGAATTAAGTTTCAGGTATTGCAGGTTATTGTGAAGTCTCTCATAGGTGAAGTTGTTCATTCAAAACCACCTTCACTAAATATTTCATAGACATCAAGAGACCTTTTTTCAACTTCGGGATCTGAGAACTTCAACGGGATCTGTGAATCTTTTTTGCATTTTGAGTTCTCTTTAAGAATCTCACTCAGGAGACCCTGGAAATGTTCCTTTTTCCTTGAAACTCTGCAGTTTCCAGGAAGGATTTCATGTTCACAGACTTTCTCATAATCAACATAGACCTCGAATATTCCTTCAAGGATCTGAAGCTCTGCAGTTCTCCCTGCAAACCTGTAAGGAACAGAATACTTATTTCCAAGGAACGAAATATAACAGTCTCTGGAGACCTTTCTGGTCTCCTTATGGACAACTTTGTAAGGAGGAACCTGATCCAGAGGGCTCAGTTTCTCCTCCTTAAAGCGTTCAAGAGGGATTTGATAGGTTGTTCCGTGGACAGTTGAATTTACCCTTTCCAACCACCTGTGAACTTGGGCGTTCAGGTCTTCGAGAGAGGTAAACCTTCTTCCAAGGAAGAAATCCCTCTTGACGAAACCGACTGTATTTTCAATTTTCCCTTTTGTCTGAGGCCTGTAAGGCCTGCATAACCGTGGAATAAAACCAAAGCATTTGAAGAAATCCTCAAACTGTGGGTTCCATTCGGAATCTGATGATTTTAAGGCTCTTTTGATAACAACCTGTTTCATGTTATCACAGAGGATCTCCTGTGTAAATCCTCCAAAGTACTCAAAAGCGTTCAGATGACACTGAATAAGAGTGGGAGTGTCTATGCTCAGTGTAAATTCAACATATCTCATTCTGGAATATCCAAGAATCATGTTGAAACAAAAGAGTTTCTTTACCTTTCCATCAACCTCAACTGTTCCCATCTCTGCCCAGTCAACCTGAGCCTGTACACCTGGTTTTGTTTCATAGCGGAGTACAGCAGGGACTCCCTGTTTAGGTCGGACTTCTCTTACGAAGTCCTTGACTATGGTTTTTCCTCCATCAAAACCCATTTCTTTGATTTCCCTATAAAGGCGAACAGCAGTATAAGGACCTTCTTTGAGTTTTTCTTGTATGTAAGGTTTGAAAGGATCAAGTTTACTCGGTTTTGGCGGACGTTTCTGAGGTTCTGGGGCAGTTTTCTTTTTAAGATATTTCCTCACAGTTTCCCTAGCATAACCTGTTCTTCTAGAGATCTCACTGATGCTGAAGCCTTGTGAATACAAATCTTGTATCAATAGCCATTCCTCCGTTTTCAGCATTATCTACAATCCTCGAACTTTTCACAAGGATTGAGAATTGGAAGTTTTTAAACCGCCGTAATTGGAAGATTCTTAACCGCCCTTGACATTTCGGCTAATTGCTTTCTTTCTTTTGAAAACTCTGCTATTTTTAAATGCCTAATTCCATCCTTTCTTTTTGTACAATTTTTGCTGAATTTACACTTTTTACATTCAGTTCCCTTATAAAGTCTGTATTTTCTCTTCCTTTCTTTCTCATAACCCTCATACAAAAACTTCAAGCTTTGTTTTTCAGGGCATATAAACTCATCATTTTCTTCATCATATTCAAACTTACTAATATCGAACCTTAGATCTTCGACGTTTTCTGTTATTGTTTTAGTTACTTCTTGCTCTGGAATATATGGATCCAATTTTTTATCATTCAAATAATGTATGTTGTTTCCGCTATAGTATCCAGTGTCTGCACATATTTTAGTGCCTACTTTTAATAAACCACAATTTTTTTCTACCATTTCAATTTGAGGCTTCAATTGATAGGTATCGTTTCTGTCTTGACATACATCGTTTGCAACTATAATTCCTAGTTTATGATCAACTGTTATTTGAGTATTATATGCCAGTTCAATCGTTCCTTTTTTGTTAATCATAAACCGAGATTCTTGATCAGTTAAGCTCACATTATCAATACTGTCTTTTTCAAATTCATTAAGTGCCTTCTTAATCGTATTTTCAATCTTCCCATTTCTATCGCTAGATTCATCCTTATTGACTTGCTTTATGTACTTCACGGCTACAGCTCTTACTTTATGTTTTTCACTTTCATTCAACTGATCATAACCACGGCACTTTCCAAAATGCTCATCCTCAACTTTGTCTATTTCAATACCTTTTTTTAATTCATTTTTGACATATTCTTCAATTACTTCCAAGACATTTTTCATAATCGCACTTTTTCTTGACGCAGAGGCTTTTACTTTGGATCCATCAACGCTTAATTGTTCAAGACCTATTACTCCTAGATCTTTGGCTGCCTT containing:
- the istA gene encoding IS21-like element ISMac3 family transposase, with product MLKTEEWLLIQDLYSQGFSISEISRRTGYARETVRKYLKKKTAPEPQKRPPKPSKLDPFKPYIQEKLKEGPYTAVRLYREIKEMGFDGGKTIVKDFVREVRPKQGVPAVLRYETKPGVQAQVDWAEMGTVEVDGKVKKLFCFNMILGYSRMRYVEFTLSIDTPTLIQCHLNAFEYFGGFTQEILCDNMKQVVIKRALKSSDSEWNPQFEDFFKCFGFIPRLCRPYRPQTKGKIENTVGFVKRDFFLGRRFTSLEDLNAQVHRWLERVNSTVHGTTYQIPLERFKEEKLSPLDQVPPYKVVHKETRKVSRDCYISFLGNKYSVPYRFAGRTAELQILEGIFEVYVDYEKVCEHEILPGNCRVSRKKEHFQGLLSEILKENSKCKKDSQIPLKFSDPEVEKRSLDVYEIFSEGGFE